A portion of the Stigmatella aurantiaca DW4/3-1 genome contains these proteins:
- a CDS encoding serine/threonine-protein kinase has translation MSPPPSHEDVTSLGAGGQTEASPPPQRRRQEPTPGTPSPPASSPPLDAGLTLERGTRVERYLILKPIGQGGMGVVYAAYDPELDRKVALKLLRPDKATPGVSDEAAGLLREAQAMARISHPHVITVHDVGTVGGRVFIAMEFIQGQNLHEWVRQKPHPTPREVLRVFHQAGQGLLAAHRVGLVHRDFKPANALLGRNGRVCVMDFGLARLTPLASEEDEIPLHEQETLDRAGGLAFAAPLTQTGLVRGTPHFMPPEQHLASGVDARSDQFSFCASLFWALYRKHAVEPRRMIEAATEAAQRESQAPPGTEVWRLLPHGTARVPPAEAHIPAWVRRALMRGLSLHPDDRFPSMEELLEELSWEQRRGNRRGALTALGLLAAATAGTGLAVYRQHQVCAGADAQVASVWGPGARQKLEAAFSATGKPFAAESARGVTRLLDAYAGQWARLHTEACEATRVRGEQTEELLSLRMVCLERRRKSLGALVGLFTAADGKVVERSVDAASALPGLEDCRDIESLAEQPALPADPLRRGALEQLGEQLAQVRALLDAGRYAQGLELARKLEPQAALIAYRPLQAELSYLLAWLLHQQGEVEQSLRQFERALQETEASRADRRRLEVLTRFTYALANNGHPEEARRWGDMARGVLERVGSEPPMAFDLNVNLGYTALFGGRYQEAWDAFSKARALEGALAPEDPRRAKVSHALGLAALRLGDLPQAIALLNESLRRTEELKGPRHPEAAIRQSMLATAYRESGAPEQALEHAQKALAVHQAALGPEHPSVADDLDELGECYLLLKRLDEALKSFRDAEALKRRALGADHPDLSYSLDGVGKTLLAQGLPAEAIEPLRQALAYENTDPAALAQTGFTLAQALWATGQAPEQAREEARRARERYTALGQQRQAAEIRTWLEARQDNPAAQVILKR, from the coding sequence ATGAGCCCACCGCCCTCCCATGAAGACGTCACCAGCCTAGGGGCGGGGGGCCAGACAGAAGCCAGTCCACCGCCCCAGCGGAGGCGCCAGGAGCCCACGCCTGGCACCCCCTCTCCCCCTGCCTCGTCCCCTCCCCTGGACGCCGGGCTCACGCTGGAGCGGGGAACCCGTGTCGAGCGCTACCTCATCCTCAAACCCATCGGGCAAGGTGGCATGGGCGTGGTCTATGCCGCCTATGATCCGGAGCTGGATCGCAAGGTGGCCCTCAAGCTGCTGCGCCCAGACAAGGCCACCCCCGGCGTCTCGGATGAAGCGGCCGGGCTGCTGCGCGAGGCCCAGGCCATGGCCCGGATCTCCCATCCCCATGTCATCACCGTGCATGACGTGGGGACGGTGGGTGGGCGGGTCTTCATCGCCATGGAGTTCATCCAAGGCCAGAACCTCCACGAGTGGGTCCGCCAAAAGCCGCACCCCACGCCGCGAGAGGTGCTGCGCGTGTTCCACCAGGCGGGACAGGGGCTGCTCGCGGCACACCGGGTGGGACTGGTGCACCGGGACTTCAAGCCCGCCAACGCCCTCCTGGGCCGCAACGGCCGCGTCTGCGTGATGGACTTCGGCCTGGCACGGCTCACCCCCCTGGCCAGCGAGGAGGACGAGATACCGCTTCACGAGCAAGAGACGCTGGACCGGGCGGGCGGCCTCGCGTTCGCCGCGCCACTGACGCAGACCGGACTCGTGCGGGGCACCCCCCACTTCATGCCGCCCGAGCAACACCTGGCCAGCGGTGTGGACGCCCGCTCGGACCAGTTCAGCTTCTGCGCTTCGCTGTTCTGGGCGCTGTACCGCAAGCACGCCGTGGAGCCTCGGCGCATGATCGAAGCGGCCACCGAGGCGGCCCAGCGCGAGAGCCAGGCGCCCCCGGGCACGGAGGTCTGGCGTCTACTGCCCCATGGCACCGCGCGGGTGCCTCCAGCGGAGGCCCACATCCCCGCCTGGGTGCGGCGCGCCCTGATGCGAGGTCTGTCCCTGCACCCGGACGATCGCTTCCCTTCCATGGAGGAACTGCTGGAGGAGCTCTCCTGGGAGCAGCGGCGGGGCAACCGCCGCGGAGCCCTGACGGCCCTGGGCCTGCTGGCGGCGGCCACGGCCGGCACCGGCCTTGCCGTCTACCGCCAGCATCAAGTGTGCGCGGGAGCAGATGCCCAGGTGGCCTCCGTGTGGGGGCCCGGAGCTCGGCAGAAGCTGGAGGCTGCCTTCAGCGCCACGGGCAAGCCCTTCGCCGCAGAGAGCGCCCGCGGGGTGACACGGCTGCTGGATGCCTATGCCGGCCAGTGGGCCCGCCTGCACACCGAGGCCTGCGAGGCCACCCGCGTGCGCGGAGAGCAGACGGAGGAGTTGCTCTCCTTGCGCATGGTGTGCCTGGAGCGCCGCCGCAAGAGCCTGGGCGCGCTGGTGGGCCTCTTCACCGCGGCGGATGGCAAGGTGGTGGAGCGCTCCGTGGATGCCGCCTCCGCGCTCCCGGGGCTTGAGGACTGCCGAGACATCGAGTCCCTGGCCGAACAGCCCGCGCTCCCCGCCGATCCCTTGCGCCGGGGGGCCCTCGAGCAGCTCGGCGAGCAGCTCGCCCAGGTTCGCGCACTGCTCGATGCGGGCCGCTACGCCCAAGGGCTGGAGCTGGCGCGAAAGCTGGAGCCCCAGGCGGCCCTCATCGCCTACCGGCCGCTCCAGGCCGAGCTGAGCTACCTGCTCGCCTGGCTGCTTCACCAGCAAGGCGAGGTGGAGCAGAGCCTGCGCCAGTTCGAACGGGCGCTTCAGGAGACCGAGGCGAGCCGCGCGGACCGGCGGCGCCTGGAGGTGCTCACCCGCTTCACCTATGCGCTGGCCAACAACGGCCACCCCGAGGAGGCGCGCCGGTGGGGCGACATGGCGCGGGGCGTGCTCGAACGGGTGGGCAGCGAGCCACCGATGGCCTTCGATCTGAACGTCAACCTGGGCTACACCGCCCTCTTCGGCGGGCGATACCAAGAAGCGTGGGACGCCTTCTCCAAGGCCCGCGCGTTGGAAGGGGCGCTCGCGCCGGAGGACCCGCGACGGGCCAAAGTGAGCCATGCCCTGGGCCTGGCGGCGCTGCGCCTGGGAGACTTGCCCCAAGCCATCGCCCTGCTCAATGAGTCGCTGCGGCGCACGGAGGAACTCAAGGGGCCACGGCACCCCGAGGCCGCCATCCGCCAGAGCATGCTGGCCACGGCCTACCGGGAAAGCGGGGCACCCGAACAGGCGCTCGAGCACGCCCAGAAGGCGCTCGCGGTCCACCAGGCCGCGCTGGGACCGGAGCACCCTTCCGTGGCGGACGATCTGGACGAGTTGGGCGAGTGCTACCTCCTGCTGAAGCGCCTCGACGAAGCCCTGAAGTCCTTCCGCGACGCCGAAGCGCTCAAGCGCAGGGCGCTCGGAGCGGACCACCCGGACCTTTCCTATTCCCTGGACGGCGTGGGCAAGACGCTCCTGGCCCAGGGCCTCCCCGCCGAGGCCATCGAACCCCTTCGGCAGGCGCTCGCCTACGAGAACACGGACCCGGCGGCGCTCGCACAAACAGGCTTCACCCTGGCCCAGGCGCTGTGGGCCACGGGCCAGGCACCGGAGCAGGCCCGCGAGGAGGCGCGGCGGGCCCGGGAGCGCTACACGGCGCTCGGCCAGCAGCGGCAGGCGGCGGAGATCCGCACCTGGCTCGAAGCCCGGCAGGACAACCCCGCGGCCCAGGTCATCCTGAAGCGCTAA
- a CDS encoding sigma 54-interacting transcriptional regulator — protein METAPLQQVRGLTRVRLKLLVLSGPDVGRSVSLEPGAYRIGSAPSCEIALSDKTVSRQHLRLEVREDGVRAVDAGSRNGSYCEQMRFSELEVRVGAVLQVGTTEFKLVPEESRERVVPPSSRESFGALVGGSRPMRELFTLLERLAAGDSDVLVQGETGTGKELCAEAIHQQSKRSQGPFVIVDLAGVAPSLIESELFGHVKGAFTGAQGDRAGAFERANGGTVFLDEVGELPLELQPRLLRALERRQVKRVGANDYRTVAMRVVAATHVDLEGAVKAGKFRRDLFHRLAVLRVTLPPLRERPEDIPLLVDTVLRRMEKPPGALSEQTRALLAQYPWPGNVRELRNVVEQVVNLGEESLPEMTPDPLELSAGAGSAGLDLPFKEAKERLIEGFERDYFRSLMERCEGNVSRASREAGIDRFYLRKLLKKHGLDGH, from the coding sequence GTGGAGACCGCTCCCCTCCAGCAAGTGCGCGGCCTCACGCGGGTCCGCCTGAAGCTCTTGGTGCTCTCCGGGCCGGATGTGGGCCGCAGCGTGTCGCTCGAGCCTGGAGCGTACCGGATTGGCAGCGCCCCCTCGTGCGAGATCGCCTTGAGCGACAAGACCGTCTCGCGCCAGCACCTGCGGCTCGAGGTGCGAGAGGATGGCGTGCGGGCTGTGGATGCGGGCTCGCGCAATGGCTCCTACTGCGAGCAGATGCGCTTCTCCGAGCTGGAGGTCCGCGTGGGCGCGGTGCTCCAGGTGGGCACCACCGAGTTCAAGCTGGTGCCGGAGGAGTCCCGCGAGCGCGTCGTTCCTCCGTCCTCTCGGGAGTCCTTTGGCGCGCTGGTGGGCGGCAGTCGGCCCATGCGCGAGCTGTTCACCCTGCTGGAGCGGCTGGCGGCGGGGGACTCGGATGTGCTCGTGCAAGGCGAGACGGGCACCGGCAAGGAGCTGTGCGCCGAGGCCATTCATCAGCAGAGCAAGCGCAGCCAAGGCCCGTTCGTCATCGTCGATCTGGCCGGCGTGGCGCCCTCGCTGATCGAGTCCGAGCTGTTCGGCCATGTGAAGGGGGCCTTCACCGGGGCCCAGGGGGACCGAGCCGGGGCTTTCGAGCGGGCCAACGGGGGCACCGTCTTTCTGGATGAGGTGGGGGAACTGCCGCTGGAGCTCCAGCCCCGGTTGCTGCGGGCGCTGGAGCGGCGCCAGGTGAAGCGGGTGGGGGCCAATGACTACCGCACCGTGGCCATGCGGGTGGTCGCGGCCACGCATGTCGACCTGGAGGGCGCGGTGAAGGCCGGCAAGTTCCGCAGGGACTTGTTCCACCGGCTGGCGGTGCTGCGCGTCACCCTGCCGCCCCTGCGCGAGCGGCCCGAGGACATTCCCCTCTTGGTGGACACGGTGCTGCGGCGGATGGAGAAACCCCCCGGCGCGCTGTCGGAGCAGACGCGGGCGTTGTTGGCCCAGTACCCGTGGCCGGGCAACGTGCGAGAGCTGCGCAACGTGGTGGAGCAGGTGGTGAACCTGGGCGAGGAGTCGCTGCCCGAGATGACACCGGACCCGCTCGAACTCTCCGCCGGTGCGGGCTCGGCCGGACTGGACCTGCCCTTCAAGGAGGCCAAGGAGCGGCTCATCGAAGGCTTCGAGCGCGATTATTTCCGGAGCCTGATGGAGCGGTGCGAGGGCAACGTCTCTCGCGCCTCGCGCGAGGCGGGCATTGACCGGTTCTACCTGCGCAAGCTGTTGAAGAAGCACGGTCTGGACGGGCACTGA
- a CDS encoding RHS repeat-associated core domain-containing protein, which translates to MTCNYEGVTVAGYEYRRFQTGAQPFWTPLRFPGQYYDEETDLFENWNRYYDPSIGRYLQAEPLLHQPWYIVTAIGRALRVPTYAYALNDPLGFVDENGLQAVDSMTAICARNPAYCNLLTAGGGAAGAAGGWCCGRQCWISMRILWSFLL; encoded by the coding sequence ATGACGTGCAACTACGAAGGTGTGACCGTAGCGGGCTACGAGTATCGGCGGTTCCAGACAGGAGCCCAGCCATTCTGGACGCCGTTGCGCTTCCCAGGGCAGTACTACGATGAGGAGACCGATCTCTTTGAGAACTGGAACCGTTATTATGATCCAAGCATCGGACGATACCTGCAAGCTGAGCCGCTTCTTCATCAACCCTGGTATATCGTCACTGCGATTGGACGTGCGTTGCGCGTGCCTACGTACGCCTATGCTCTGAATGACCCGCTTGGTTTTGTGGATGAAAACGGATTGCAGGCCGTTGATTCGATGACAGCTATATGTGCCAGGAATCCAGCGTACTGTAATCTTCTGACAGCTGGAGGAGGAGCGGCTGGTGCAGCGGGGGGCTGGTGCTGCGGCAGGCAGTGTTGGATTTCTATGCGAATACTTTGGAGCTTTCTGCTCTGA
- a CDS encoding TetR/AcrR family transcriptional regulator — MKKTSSTGGRPRGRPREFDREAALARALEVFWRYGYEGASIADLTRAMGITAPSLYTAFHSKEALYREALARYQTEVGASTVRFLEEPKIRTALASVLRESAKQFTAPAHPAGCMVSTAVLSCAEENQPVAEHVAHLRKKALGLFQARFERAIAEGELPETMDAAELARFYGAIIQGMSVQARDGATEQELLGIVELALDRLQQ, encoded by the coding sequence ATGAAAAAAACTTCTTCGACCGGGGGGCGGCCCCGGGGCAGACCCCGGGAGTTCGATCGGGAGGCAGCCCTGGCCCGGGCGCTGGAGGTGTTCTGGCGGTATGGCTACGAGGGGGCCTCGATCGCCGATCTCACCCGGGCGATGGGCATCACCGCACCCAGCCTCTATACGGCCTTCCACTCCAAGGAGGCGCTGTACCGGGAGGCGCTGGCGCGCTACCAGACGGAGGTGGGGGCCTCCACCGTTCGGTTCCTGGAGGAGCCGAAGATTCGCACGGCCCTGGCCTCGGTGCTGAGGGAGTCCGCGAAGCAGTTCACGGCCCCTGCTCATCCCGCGGGGTGCATGGTGTCCACGGCGGTGCTCTCCTGCGCGGAGGAGAACCAGCCCGTGGCGGAGCACGTCGCCCACCTCAGGAAGAAGGCGCTCGGCTTGTTTCAGGCCCGTTTCGAGCGGGCCATCGCGGAGGGAGAGCTACCGGAAACCATGGATGCCGCGGAGCTCGCCCGGTTCTATGGCGCCATCATCCAAGGCATGTCCGTGCAGGCCCGGGACGGCGCCACCGAGCAAGAGCTGCTAGGGATTGTGGAACTGGCCCTGGATCGGCTGCAACAGTGA
- a CDS encoding papain-like cysteine protease family protein translates to MTLNFARTQSSATLTAVPNKGAGKSPGWQNIPHIQQLRPDGANEGYVNGNTFCGPAVVAMLARGANRQSGLSDARLIQELAQGLVSPNGASPQDLATMLERVNLPLGGPALGGSYSDAELQQHLRQGHKLIAQVESVNAKTGERSAHYILVRGMTPEGNYRISNPLAGHPQVVSPQRLRGLVGRAPPDGGMLIPVAEPRYVSEASGPSKPKAAWLEAPKRDGAPCGVMARREARHDFELDIDYIGREAERWGFSRPVTPERLSVPEFADRLLWLKRKGDPKALFLLAYLQSSPFSRDQRVCERVTRAELKQPGIGKKLVGDPCLW, encoded by the coding sequence GTGACCCTGAACTTTGCGCGTACCCAGTCTTCCGCGACACTGACCGCCGTCCCGAACAAGGGGGCCGGGAAGAGTCCTGGCTGGCAGAACATCCCGCACATCCAGCAGCTTCGCCCCGATGGCGCCAACGAAGGCTACGTGAATGGCAACACCTTCTGTGGGCCGGCCGTGGTGGCGATGCTGGCCCGGGGCGCCAACCGGCAGAGCGGTCTGAGCGATGCCCGGCTCATCCAGGAACTCGCCCAGGGCCTGGTGTCCCCCAATGGGGCGTCTCCGCAAGATCTGGCGACGATGCTCGAGCGCGTCAACCTTCCCCTGGGCGGCCCGGCGCTGGGCGGCTCCTACTCGGACGCGGAGCTGCAGCAGCACCTGCGTCAGGGCCACAAGCTCATCGCCCAGGTGGAGTCGGTCAACGCGAAGACAGGGGAGCGCAGCGCGCACTACATCCTGGTGCGCGGGATGACGCCCGAGGGCAATTACCGCATCTCGAATCCCTTGGCCGGGCACCCCCAGGTGGTGTCTCCCCAGCGGCTCCGGGGGCTCGTGGGCCGGGCGCCGCCCGATGGGGGGATGCTCATCCCCGTGGCCGAGCCTCGCTATGTTTCCGAGGCTTCCGGGCCCTCCAAGCCCAAGGCCGCTTGGTTGGAAGCGCCCAAGCGAGACGGTGCCCCTTGCGGGGTCATGGCTCGCCGGGAGGCGCGCCATGACTTCGAACTCGACATCGACTACATCGGCCGCGAGGCGGAACGCTGGGGCTTCTCCCGGCCCGTGACCCCGGAGCGCCTGTCCGTGCCGGAGTTCGCGGACCGGCTGCTGTGGCTCAAGCGCAAAGGGGACCCCAAGGCCCTCTTCCTTCTCGCTTACCTCCAGTCCAGCCCCTTTTCTCGCGACCAGCGCGTGTGTGAGCGCGTCACGCGGGCCGAACTGAAACAACCTGGCATCGGCAAGAAGCTGGTGGGGGATCCCTGCCTCTGGTGA
- the ycaC gene encoding isochorismate family cysteine hydrolase YcaC, with the protein MSKPYRRLDIHNAAVLLVDHQAGLLSLVRDFNPDPFRNNVLALADLAAYFKLPVVLTTSFEEGPNGPLMPELREKFPDAPFIPRPGQINAWDNEDFVKAVKATGRKQLILAGVVTEVCVAFPALSAVEEDFEVFVVTDASGTFNEVSRHASWDRMSQAGAQLMTWFAVAAELHRDWRRDVEGLGALFSNHIPDYRNLITSYNTFKAPKPQPKAAP; encoded by the coding sequence ATGAGCAAGCCCTATCGCCGTCTCGACATCCACAATGCCGCGGTGCTGTTGGTGGACCATCAGGCAGGCCTGCTGTCGCTGGTCCGCGACTTCAACCCGGACCCGTTCAGGAACAACGTGCTCGCCCTGGCGGACCTGGCCGCCTACTTCAAGCTTCCGGTGGTGCTGACGACCAGCTTCGAGGAAGGGCCCAATGGGCCGCTCATGCCCGAGCTGCGGGAGAAGTTCCCGGACGCGCCCTTCATCCCCCGCCCGGGCCAGATCAATGCCTGGGACAACGAGGACTTCGTCAAGGCGGTGAAGGCCACCGGCCGCAAGCAGCTCATCCTCGCGGGCGTCGTGACCGAGGTGTGCGTGGCGTTCCCGGCGCTGTCGGCCGTGGAGGAGGACTTCGAGGTGTTCGTCGTGACGGATGCTTCCGGCACGTTCAATGAAGTGTCACGCCACGCCTCGTGGGACCGGATGTCCCAGGCCGGAGCACAGCTCATGACGTGGTTCGCCGTCGCCGCGGAGTTGCACCGCGACTGGCGCCGGGACGTCGAGGGGCTGGGAGCGCTGTTCTCCAACCACATCCCCGACTACCGAAACCTCATCACCAGCTACAACACGTTCAAGGCCCCCAAGCCCCAACCGAAGGCAGCACCGTAA